Within the Candidatus Neomarinimicrobiota bacterium genome, the region ATTGAAAAACTTCAGCGCGAGCCGGTGGAAGACTTCCGCATCGACTTCGAGGACGGCTACGGCAACCGGCCTGACAGCGAGGAGGACGAGCACGCCGCCGCCGCGGCTGGGGAGCTGCTGCAGGGCATGTCGGCCGGCTCCCTGCCCCCCTTCATCGGCATCCGTATCAAACCGTTTACCGAGGAATTAAAAGTCCGGGCCGTCCGCACCCTGGACATTTTCGTGACCACTCTGGCGGCGGGCTCCGGCGGCAAACTGCCCGCCAATTTTGTCGTTACCCTGCCCAAGATAACGACCCCCGAGCAGGTGGCCGCCCTCGTCGACCTGTTCAAGATTCTCGAGTCGGAAACCGCCCTCCCCGCTGACGCCCTCAGGTTGGAGCTGATGGTGGAGACCACCCAGTCCATCCTCAATCATCGCGGCGAGTCGGCCCTGCCGCTGCTGGCCATGGCGGCGGAAGGCCGCTGCGTGGCCGCCCACTTCGGCGTCTACGACTACACCGCCTCCATCGACATTACAGCGGCCTATCAGAGCATGACCCACCCGGCCTGCGATGTTGCCCGACATATGATGCAACTGGCCTTTGCCGGCACCAGCATCCGCCTGTCCGATGGCGCCACCAATATCATGCCCGTCCCGCCCCACAGGGCCACCCAAAACCAGCCCCTCACCGATCGCCAGGCGCAGGAAAATCGCGCGGCGGTGCACCACGGCTGGAAACTGGGTTTTGACCACATTCAGCATTCCCTGCAGAACGGCTTCTACCAGGGCTGGGACCTGCACCCCGCCCAGCTGCCCATCCGCTACG harbors:
- a CDS encoding phosphoenolpyruvate kinase; translation: MQTSFTPGLTQGIMKRLRDSNRALAALYPGDSGDRQAVHTVYGGAHIFKAGTAQKMGAAALKQLTEYAPTFVDFAGILQIPGWQQLPTSQHEIAALADGLAGVGDQPLDAANPATLAYSVYQRVIEKLQREPVEDFRIDFEDGYGNRPDSEEDEHAAAAAGELLQGMSAGSLPPFIGIRIKPFTEELKVRAVRTLDIFVTTLAAGSGGKLPANFVVTLPKITTPEQVAALVDLFKILESETALPADALRLELMVETTQSILNHRGESALPLLAMAAEGRCVAAHFGVYDYTASIDITAAYQSMTHPACDVARHMMQLAFAGTSIRLSDGATNIMPVPPHRATQNQPLTDRQAQENRAAVHHGWKLGFDHIQHSLQNGFYQGWDLHPAQLPIRYGALYTFFLQGLEAASLRLRTFIDMAAKATLVGNVFDDAATGQALLNYFLRGIGCGALTEKEVAATGLSLDDIRTRSFKTIMDRR